The sequence TGTCTCTGCGGTGAACGGTTACGATTTTCTTTTGTTGACTGCACGAGTTTTGTTATTGCAAAAAGACTTAAGATAAAAGAGGTCTTTGCCGTTGATGATGACTTTGTTATTATGGGGTTTATATCCCGACCATAGGAAGAAGCCTTTTGGATAAAAGGTTATGGTTAAGAAACCGGTATGGAAGTTGGGTTAGGAGGTTGGTAATCCTGAACTTGATTCAGGATGGATAATATCAACGATTGATTGCGTGGAGATATAAAAATACCAACTTCATAACCCTTAAAGGAATTAATCATGAGAAAATGGATAATCGCTATCGACGGCCCTGCGGGTGCAGGAAAAAGCACGGTGGCAAAAATAGTCGCTAAAAAACTAAAAATTAAATATATAGATTCTGGGGCTATTTATCGCGCTATTACCTGGAAAGGATTAGAACAAAAGATTGATTTGAGTGATAAAGAGGCTGTAATTGAACTAACAAAGAAGATTAAGGTTGAGTTAAAATCAAAGAAAAGTGTCTTTGTTGATGGCAAAGAGGTAACCAGAGAAATTAGAAAACCTGTAATTGACCAGAATATCTCTCTTGTGGCGAAAAATGAAGGAGTAAGAACCCAGGTAGTGAAATTGCTTCAAGAATTAAGTGAAACAGGCGGCGTAATTATGGAAGGACGAGATATTACTACGGTTGTCTTACCCAATGCGGATGTTAAATTTTATCTCGATGCAGATGTTTTAACCAGAGCAAATAGAAGGTATAAAGAATTATTGGAAAAGGGCGAAACGGATATAAATTTTAATCAAATTCAACAAGACATCGAATATCGAGATATGCAGGATAAATCAAGAACTACTGGTCCATTAGTCAAAACCAATGATGCAATTTACCTTGATACCTCCAATCTAACGATAAATCAGGTTACCTCTGCTATTATCAAAAGGATACGAGATATTCAAAGATTTAATCACCAGAATAAATTATATTTCATGATATATCTAATCGAGAGGATACTTTTTAGAATATTATTTAATTTTAAAGTAAGTGGGCAAGAAAATATCCCATTAACTGGTGGGGTATTAATTGCCGCAAATCATCAAAGCTACGCTGACCCACCGGTGATAGGTGCGGCGTTACCAAGAGAGGTATATTTTATGGCAAAACAAGAACTATTTAATCATACCTACCTTGGCTGGCTTATCAGTAATTTAAATTCATTCCCGGTTAACCAGACAACAGTTACTGCACAAACATTTAAAAAAACCATAAGTTTAGTGGAACAAGGATATGGAGTTGTGATATTCCCTGAGGGACAACGAAGTTTTGATGGTAAATTACAATTAGCAAAACCAGGGATAGGGCTGATTCTATGTAAGGCGATTGAGAAATGTCCCCAGGTTAAACTTATTCCTGCAAAAATATTGGGCACGGATAAGGTCTTACCGCGAGGGTCAAACAAGATTAAGTTTTGCAATGTTGAGGTAAGATTTGGAAAACCAATTGATATAAATCAATTTAGTCATCTTTCTTCTAAAGAAAAATATCAGGCAATTGCGGATATGATTATGGAAAAGATAGATAATCTGTAACCATTCACCGCAGAGTTCTCTTTCCCTCTGGTAACTATTCAGCCACT is a genomic window of bacterium containing:
- the cmk gene encoding (d)CMP kinase; this encodes MRKWIIAIDGPAGAGKSTVAKIVAKKLKIKYIDSGAIYRAITWKGLEQKIDLSDKEAVIELTKKIKVELKSKKSVFVDGKEVTREIRKPVIDQNISLVAKNEGVRTQVVKLLQELSETGGVIMEGRDITTVVLPNADVKFYLDADVLTRANRRYKELLEKGETDINFNQIQQDIEYRDMQDKSRTTGPLVKTNDAIYLDTSNLTINQVTSAIIKRIRDIQRFNHQNKLYFMIYLIERILFRILFNFKVSGQENIPLTGGVLIAANHQSYADPPVIGAALPREVYFMAKQELFNHTYLGWLISNLNSFPVNQTTVTAQTFKKTISLVEQGYGVVIFPEGQRSFDGKLQLAKPGIGLILCKAIEKCPQVKLIPAKILGTDKVLPRGSNKIKFCNVEVRFGKPIDINQFSHLSSKEKYQAIADMIMEKIDNL